A stretch of the Serratia marcescens genome encodes the following:
- a CDS encoding MFS transporter, which produces MSDSVAASPIHARDLATRIDALPASAGLWRFIILLSLGGFFELYDLFQTGYISTGLIADGIFHTGAQGVFGVSDQAAFASATFLGLFVGASLLSPYADRFGRRATFMFALIWYGVFSLLLAFQQQAEWVIFLRFLVGVGLGIELVTIDTYLTEWVPAHLRTRAFAFAFFVQFLSVPAVALMSWWLVPQTIWGLSGWRYVVIAGALASLVIWLVRKGLPESPRWLVQQRRYAQARQVMRDMERRCGVAAADFPSRPVDDAEGAPPRGRFRDIWAPQYRDRTLMLVVMNFFQAIGFFGFGNWLPALLSGKGASVTHSLLYAFFITLAYPLGSLLCSFYADKMENKWQIVLSCLVTVIFGSLFALQNNPLWLILCGFFITWSNAWLTYSYHSYQSEIFPTHIRARAVGFCYSFSRLSTVFSSIIIGIILQYGGSLGVIAFIVASMLIVMLVIGLFGPKTRGIDLENI; this is translated from the coding sequence GTGAGTGACTCTGTAGCGGCGTCGCCGATCCATGCGCGGGATTTGGCGACCAGAATCGACGCCTTGCCCGCGTCGGCCGGTCTGTGGCGCTTTATCATTCTGCTGTCGCTGGGCGGCTTTTTCGAACTCTACGATCTGTTCCAGACCGGCTATATCAGCACCGGCCTTATCGCCGACGGCATTTTCCACACCGGCGCACAGGGCGTCTTCGGCGTGTCGGACCAGGCGGCCTTCGCCTCCGCCACCTTTCTTGGCCTGTTCGTCGGCGCCAGCTTGCTGAGCCCGTACGCCGATCGCTTCGGCCGCCGCGCCACCTTCATGTTCGCCCTGATCTGGTATGGCGTCTTCTCGCTGCTGCTGGCGTTTCAACAGCAGGCGGAATGGGTGATCTTTCTGCGCTTTCTGGTGGGCGTCGGGCTCGGCATTGAGCTGGTGACCATCGATACTTACCTGACGGAGTGGGTGCCCGCGCATCTGCGCACCCGGGCTTTCGCCTTCGCGTTCTTCGTGCAGTTCCTGTCGGTGCCGGCGGTGGCGCTGATGTCCTGGTGGTTGGTGCCGCAGACGATTTGGGGCCTGAGCGGTTGGCGCTACGTGGTGATCGCCGGCGCGCTGGCCTCGCTGGTGATCTGGCTGGTGCGCAAGGGGCTACCGGAGTCGCCGCGCTGGCTGGTGCAGCAGCGGCGCTATGCGCAGGCCCGGCAGGTGATGCGGGATATGGAGCGGCGCTGCGGCGTGGCGGCCGCGGACTTCCCGTCGCGCCCGGTGGATGATGCCGAGGGGGCGCCGCCGCGCGGCCGCTTTCGCGATATCTGGGCGCCGCAGTACCGCGATCGCACGCTGATGCTGGTGGTGATGAACTTCTTTCAGGCCATCGGCTTCTTCGGCTTCGGCAACTGGCTGCCGGCGCTGCTGTCGGGCAAGGGCGCTTCGGTCACCCACAGCCTGCTGTACGCTTTCTTCATCACGCTGGCCTACCCGCTGGGCTCGCTGCTGTGCAGCTTCTACGCCGACAAGATGGAGAACAAGTGGCAGATCGTGTTGTCTTGCCTGGTGACGGTGATCTTCGGTTCGCTGTTCGCGCTGCAGAACAACCCGCTGTGGCTGATCCTGTGCGGCTTCTTCATCACCTGGTCCAACGCCTGGCTGACCTACAGCTACCACTCGTATCAATCCGAGATTTTCCCGACCCACATCCGCGCCCGCGCCGTCGGTTTCTGCTACTCCTTCAGCCGGCTGTCGACGGTGTTCAGCAGCATCATCATCGGCATTATCTTGCAGTACGGCGGCTCGCTGGGGGTGATCGCGTTTATCGTCGCCAGCATGCTGATCGTGATGCTGGTGATTGGGCTGTTCGGCCCGAAAACGCGCGGCATCGATCTGGAAAACATCTGA
- a CDS encoding sugar transporter produces MEHAAVSRSTAWLRVVILAVSAFIFNTTEFIPVGLLSDIAASFSMQTEQVGLIITIYAWIVAAASLACMLLTSKIERRKLLIGVFMLFIASHVLTAVAWNFTTLVISRAGVALAHSVFWSITASLAIRVAPPGKKAQALSLLAGGTALAMVLGLPLGRVVGQLLGWRMTFIGIAVCATLALVLLWRLLPVLKSEHSGSLASVPLLFKRPALLALYMLTVIVVTAHFTAYSYIEPFIQTVARLSENFTTLMLLLFGAAGIVGSLLFSRYSERFPSGFFIGAIALLVLSLLLLLPAAGSESHLTVLCIFWGMAIMAIGLSMQAKVLSLAPDATDVAMAIFSGLYNFGIGSGALLGNQVSLHLGMGNIGFVAAPLALIALGWCLLSVYRSERLQQHPSR; encoded by the coding sequence ATGGAACACGCTGCCGTTTCGCGCTCAACCGCCTGGTTGCGCGTGGTTATCCTCGCCGTCTCGGCCTTTATCTTCAACACCACCGAATTTATTCCGGTTGGTCTGCTGAGCGACATTGCTGCCAGCTTCTCGATGCAAACCGAACAGGTCGGCCTGATCATCACCATCTACGCCTGGATCGTCGCCGCCGCCTCATTGGCGTGCATGCTGCTGACCAGCAAAATCGAGCGCCGCAAGCTGCTGATCGGCGTGTTCATGCTGTTTATCGCCAGCCACGTGCTGACCGCCGTGGCCTGGAACTTCACCACGCTGGTCATTTCGCGCGCCGGCGTGGCGCTGGCGCACTCGGTGTTCTGGTCGATCACCGCCTCGCTGGCGATCCGCGTGGCGCCGCCGGGCAAGAAAGCCCAGGCGCTGAGCCTGCTGGCGGGCGGCACCGCGCTGGCGATGGTGCTCGGGTTGCCGCTCGGGCGGGTGGTGGGGCAGCTGCTCGGCTGGCGCATGACCTTTATCGGCATCGCGGTGTGCGCCACCCTGGCGCTGGTGTTGCTGTGGCGCCTGCTGCCGGTGCTGAAAAGCGAGCACTCCGGTTCGCTGGCCAGCGTGCCGCTGCTGTTCAAACGCCCGGCGCTGCTGGCGCTGTATATGCTGACCGTCATCGTGGTGACGGCGCACTTCACCGCTTATAGCTACATCGAGCCGTTTATCCAGACCGTGGCCAGGCTGTCGGAGAACTTCACCACGCTGATGCTGCTGTTGTTCGGCGCCGCCGGCATCGTCGGCAGCCTGCTGTTCAGCCGTTACAGCGAGCGTTTTCCTTCCGGCTTCTTTATCGGCGCCATCGCGCTGCTGGTCTTGAGCCTGCTGCTGCTGCTGCCGGCCGCCGGCAGCGAAAGCCACCTGACGGTGCTGTGTATCTTCTGGGGCATGGCGATCATGGCCATCGGCCTGTCGATGCAGGCCAAAGTGCTGAGCCTGGCGCCGGACGCCACCGACGTGGCGATGGCGATCTTCTCCGGCCTGTACAACTTCGGCATCGGCAGCGGTGCGCTGCTGGGCAACCAGGTGAGCCTGCATCTTGGGATGGGCAACATCGGCTTCGTCGCCGCGCCGCTGGCGCTGATCGCCCTCGGTTGGTGCCTGCTGAGCGTCTACCGCAGCGAACGGCTGCAGCAGCACCCCAGCCGTTAA
- a CDS encoding aspartyl/asparaginyl beta-hydroxylase domain-containing protein — translation MSAIYDWSVLALRNVYDRRIQGKPVLDSAALFPDAERFTAQWRQIREEALTVAHDLHNIPRFHEIMIQQESISANDARDWRMFIMKAYGQPIARNLARCPTLAALIASSPDVLSASLSFLAPGKQVPPHRGPFRGILRGYLVLDMPKRADGVPAAVLKVDGREYRLHEGEFMLWDDTFEHEVWNDSAQVRTVLLLDIRRRDMPAGLRLLSSAIVALVRLNVRWMQRHF, via the coding sequence ATGTCCGCGATTTATGATTGGTCCGTGCTCGCATTGCGCAATGTTTACGATCGCCGCATTCAGGGCAAGCCGGTGCTCGACAGCGCCGCGCTGTTCCCCGACGCCGAGCGTTTCACCGCCCAATGGCGGCAGATCCGCGAAGAGGCGCTGACCGTCGCCCACGATCTGCACAATATTCCCCGTTTTCACGAGATCATGATCCAGCAGGAATCGATCTCCGCCAACGACGCGCGCGACTGGCGCATGTTCATCATGAAGGCCTACGGCCAGCCGATCGCCCGCAACCTGGCGCGCTGCCCGACGCTGGCGGCGCTGATCGCCTCGTCGCCGGACGTGCTGTCCGCCTCGCTCTCCTTCCTGGCGCCCGGCAAACAGGTGCCGCCCCACCGCGGGCCGTTCCGCGGCATTCTGCGCGGCTATCTGGTGCTGGACATGCCTAAACGCGCCGACGGGGTGCCGGCGGCGGTGCTGAAAGTGGACGGCCGCGAATACCGGCTGCACGAGGGGGAGTTCATGCTGTGGGACGATACCTTCGAACACGAGGTGTGGAACGACAGCGCGCAGGTGCGCACCGTGCTGCTGCTGGACATCCGCCGCCGCGACATGCCCGCCGGGCTGCGGCTGCTCTCCAGCGCCATCGTCGCCCTGGTGCGGCTGAACGTGCGCTGGATGCAGCGCCATTTCTGA
- a CDS encoding aromatic alcohol reductase, with the protein MKSTNPSINTVLILGAGELGLPVLRAMSRQARLHHALNISVLLRPEAARAVTGPHRARRDALTRLGIAVVEGDLQQNSVDELSALLRGFDAVINCSGFVGGAGTQIKITQAVLQAGVARYFPWQFGVDYDVVGKGSGQQVWDEQLEVRHLLRAQKATAWVIVSTGIFTSYLFDSGFGVVDAATKTVRALGDWRYAVTLTTPEDIGRLTAAIFFHRPAFRNQVVYIAGDTLTYRELADVMQAHWGVEVNRVLLDNERLQEEVRNHPRDVGAKYRLAFARPDGVAWDKAKTFNARQGIATTTAEQWLAQQCPTSQDG; encoded by the coding sequence ATGAAATCCACAAATCCATCCATCAATACCGTGCTGATACTCGGCGCCGGTGAACTGGGGCTGCCGGTATTGCGCGCGATGAGCCGGCAGGCCCGGTTACACCACGCTTTAAACATCAGCGTGCTGCTGCGGCCGGAGGCCGCCCGCGCCGTCACCGGCCCGCATCGCGCGCGGCGGGATGCGCTGACGCGGCTCGGCATCGCCGTGGTGGAAGGCGACCTGCAGCAAAACAGCGTGGATGAGCTGAGCGCGCTGCTGCGTGGCTTTGACGCGGTGATCAACTGCAGCGGCTTTGTCGGCGGGGCGGGCACGCAGATAAAGATCACCCAGGCCGTTTTGCAGGCGGGCGTGGCGCGTTATTTCCCGTGGCAGTTCGGCGTGGACTACGATGTTGTCGGCAAAGGCAGCGGGCAACAGGTGTGGGATGAACAGCTCGAGGTGCGCCACCTGCTGCGTGCGCAGAAGGCGACGGCGTGGGTGATTGTTTCCACGGGCATTTTCACCAGCTACCTGTTTGACTCGGGTTTTGGCGTGGTGGACGCGGCCACCAAAACGGTGCGCGCGCTGGGCGACTGGCGCTACGCGGTGACGCTGACCACCCCCGAGGACATTGGCCGGCTGACGGCCGCGATTTTTTTCCATCGGCCCGCGTTTCGCAACCAGGTGGTCTATATCGCCGGGGACACGCTGACCTACCGCGAGCTTGCCGATGTCATGCAGGCGCACTGGGGCGTTGAGGTCAACAGAGTCCTGTTGGACAACGAGCGGCTGCAGGAGGAGGTGCGGAACCATCCGCGTGACGTCGGCGCCAAATACCGGCTGGCTTTCGCCCGGCCCGACGGCGTGGCCTGGGATAAGGCGAAAACCTTCAATGCGCGCCAGGGCATAGCCACCACCACCGCCGAGCAGTGGCTGGCGCAGCAATGCCCGACCTCTCAGGACGGTTAG
- a CDS encoding winged helix-turn-helix transcriptional regulator translates to MTNDREALLQFSQAFCEELSNDDEGLKREILAHAGNRWSLGVLHILGTHGPLRHGEIGRQLAGVTQRMLTRTLRHLERDGLISRCDYQEKLPRVVYTITDAGEEMLLNMLPLWSWIIASADAFRAARSRYDDQDRSAAEG, encoded by the coding sequence ATGACGAACGATCGGGAAGCGCTGCTGCAATTTTCGCAGGCGTTCTGTGAAGAATTGAGCAACGACGATGAAGGGTTGAAGCGTGAGATCCTCGCACATGCGGGCAACCGTTGGTCGCTGGGGGTATTGCATATCCTGGGCACCCACGGGCCGCTGCGCCACGGCGAGATAGGCCGCCAATTAGCGGGCGTGACGCAGAGAATGCTGACGCGGACGCTGCGCCATCTCGAGCGGGACGGGTTGATATCGCGCTGCGATTATCAGGAAAAGCTGCCCCGCGTGGTTTACACCATCACCGACGCGGGGGAAGAGATGCTGCTCAACATGCTGCCACTCTGGTCGTGGATTATCGCCTCCGCCGATGCCTTCAGGGCGGCCCGCTCACGCTACGATGATCAAGATCGAAGCGCCGCCGAGGGATGA
- a CDS encoding ABC transporter ATP-binding protein has product MSEAMLEFREVDVFYGPIQALRKVSLQVNAGETVALIGANGAGKSTLLMSIFGQPRIAGGQILFGGEDISRRSTHYVAAGGIAQAPEGRRIFPDMSVEENLLMGTITVGNRYLAEDLPRMFELFPRLKERRNQRAMTLSGGEQQMLAIARALMSRPKLLLLDEPSLGLAPIVVRQIFGVLRELTRSGMTLFLVEQNANHALKLSDRGYVMVNGQIRLTGSGPELLNDPAVRKAYLGGG; this is encoded by the coding sequence ATGAGCGAAGCGATGCTGGAATTTCGCGAAGTGGACGTGTTTTATGGGCCGATCCAGGCGCTGCGCAAGGTGTCGCTGCAGGTCAACGCCGGGGAGACGGTGGCGCTGATCGGCGCCAATGGCGCGGGCAAATCCACGCTGTTGATGTCAATCTTCGGCCAGCCGCGCATCGCCGGCGGGCAGATCCTGTTTGGCGGCGAGGACATCAGCCGCCGCTCCACGCACTACGTGGCGGCCGGCGGCATCGCGCAGGCGCCGGAAGGGCGGCGCATTTTCCCGGACATGAGCGTGGAGGAGAACCTGCTGATGGGCACCATCACCGTCGGCAACCGCTATCTGGCGGAGGATTTGCCGCGTATGTTCGAGCTGTTTCCGCGTCTCAAGGAGCGGCGCAACCAGCGGGCGATGACCCTGTCCGGCGGCGAGCAGCAGATGCTGGCGATCGCCCGCGCGCTGATGAGCCGGCCGAAGCTGCTGCTGTTGGACGAACCGAGCCTGGGGCTGGCGCCGATCGTGGTGCGGCAGATCTTCGGCGTGCTGCGCGAGCTGACCCGCAGCGGCATGACGCTGTTTCTGGTGGAGCAGAACGCCAACCACGCGCTGAAGCTGTCCGATCGCGGCTATGTGATGGTCAACGGCCAGATCCGCCTCACCGGCAGCGGACCGGAGCTGTTGAACGATCCGGCGGTGAGAAAGGCCTATCTGGGCGGTGGCTGA
- a CDS encoding ABC transporter ATP-binding protein — protein sequence MSDAILRVEHLMMRFGGIKALNDVNLEVERGSITALIGPNGAGKTTVFNCLTGFYRASGGAILLNTHKRPTDVIQVLGQKFRAGDWIRPKRLGSRLYYKMFGGTHLVNRAGLARTFQNIRLFREMSVVENLLVAQHMQSNRNLIAGVLNTPGYRRAESAALDHAFYWLEVVDLVDCANRLAGEMSYGQQRRLEIARAMCTAPEMICLDEPAAGLNPVETATLSRIIRFLRQHHGITVLLIEHDMGMVMEISDRVIVLDHGDVIARGTPQEIQHNEAVIAAYLGADEEELAG from the coding sequence ATGAGCGACGCCATTTTGCGGGTGGAGCACCTGATGATGCGCTTTGGCGGCATCAAGGCGCTGAACGACGTCAATCTGGAGGTGGAACGCGGCTCCATCACCGCCCTGATTGGCCCCAACGGCGCCGGCAAGACCACAGTGTTCAACTGCCTGACCGGCTTTTACCGCGCCAGCGGCGGTGCGATCCTGCTCAATACCCATAAGCGGCCGACCGACGTGATCCAGGTGCTGGGGCAGAAGTTTCGCGCCGGCGACTGGATACGCCCGAAGCGGCTCGGCTCGCGCCTCTATTACAAGATGTTCGGCGGCACCCACCTGGTCAACCGCGCCGGGCTGGCGCGCACTTTCCAGAATATCCGCCTGTTCCGCGAAATGTCGGTGGTGGAGAACCTGCTGGTGGCGCAGCACATGCAGAGCAACCGCAACCTGATCGCCGGGGTGCTGAACACGCCGGGCTACCGCCGGGCGGAGAGCGCCGCGCTGGATCACGCCTTCTACTGGCTGGAGGTGGTGGATCTGGTGGACTGCGCCAACCGGCTGGCGGGGGAAATGTCCTACGGCCAACAGCGGCGGCTGGAGATCGCGCGCGCCATGTGCACCGCGCCGGAGATGATCTGTCTCGACGAGCCGGCCGCCGGGCTGAACCCAGTGGAAACGGCGACGCTGAGCCGTATCATCCGCTTCCTGCGCCAGCATCACGGCATCACGGTGCTGCTGATCGAGCATGACATGGGCATGGTGATGGAGATCTCCGACCGGGTGATCGTGCTCGATCACGGCGACGTGATCGCCCGCGGCACGCCGCAGGAGATCCAGCACAACGAGGCGGTGATCGCCGCCTACCTGGGCGCGGACGAAGAGGAGCTGGCGGGATGA
- the livM gene encoding high-affinity branched-chain amino acid ABC transporter permease LivM: MSQSVINGGLDVKRSLLDAVLAGLIALIVFGPIVGIVLNGYSFNVEPHRLVWIIVAVMAGRLLLSLFLQTAPGRRVLARFDGGNDGVYVRPLGYKSNLRWILPLMAAIALLFPFVATKYLLTVAILGLIYVLLGLGLNIVVGLAGLLDLGYVAFYAIGAYGLALGYQYLGLGFWAMLPLGALMAALAGALLGFPVLRMHGDYLAIVTLGFGEIIRLVLNNWMSLTGGPNGVSVPAPTVFGLEFGRRAKDGGVPIHEFLGIDYNPNLKFIFIYAVLFLVVLLVLYIKHRLTRMPIGRAWEALREDEIACRSLGLNHVLVKLSAFMLGASTAGLAGVFFATYQGFVNPTSFTFFESALILAIVVLGGMGSTLGVVLAAFVLTVAPELLRSFAEYRVLLFGVLMVAMMIWRPRGLVRISRASFAERKGVAP; this comes from the coding sequence ATGTCGCAATCCGTGATCAACGGCGGGCTGGACGTTAAACGCAGCCTGCTGGACGCCGTCTTGGCCGGGCTGATCGCCCTGATCGTGTTCGGGCCGATCGTCGGCATCGTGCTGAACGGCTACAGCTTCAACGTCGAACCGCACCGGCTGGTGTGGATTATCGTCGCGGTGATGGCCGGACGGCTGCTGCTGAGCCTGTTCCTGCAAACCGCGCCGGGGCGCAGGGTGCTGGCGCGCTTCGACGGCGGCAACGACGGCGTCTACGTACGGCCGCTGGGCTATAAATCCAACCTGCGCTGGATCTTGCCGCTGATGGCGGCGATCGCGCTGCTGTTCCCGTTCGTCGCCACCAAATACCTGCTGACGGTGGCGATCCTCGGCCTGATCTACGTGCTGCTCGGCCTGGGGCTGAATATCGTGGTCGGGCTGGCGGGGCTGCTCGATCTGGGGTACGTGGCGTTTTACGCCATCGGCGCTTACGGGCTGGCGCTGGGCTATCAGTACCTCGGGCTGGGGTTTTGGGCGATGCTGCCGCTGGGGGCGCTGATGGCGGCGCTGGCCGGCGCGCTGCTGGGTTTCCCGGTGCTGCGCATGCACGGTGACTACCTGGCGATCGTCACGCTGGGGTTCGGCGAGATCATCCGGCTGGTGCTGAACAACTGGATGTCGCTCACCGGCGGGCCGAACGGCGTCTCGGTGCCGGCGCCGACGGTGTTCGGCCTGGAGTTCGGCCGGCGTGCCAAAGACGGCGGGGTGCCGATCCACGAGTTTCTCGGCATCGATTACAACCCCAACCTCAAGTTCATTTTCATCTACGCGGTGCTGTTTTTGGTGGTGCTGCTGGTGCTGTACATCAAGCACCGGCTGACGCGCATGCCGATCGGCCGCGCCTGGGAGGCGCTGCGCGAGGATGAGATCGCCTGCCGCTCTCTCGGGCTCAATCACGTACTGGTGAAGCTGTCGGCGTTTATGCTGGGCGCCTCCACCGCCGGGTTGGCGGGGGTGTTTTTCGCCACCTATCAGGGCTTCGTCAACCCGACCTCGTTCACCTTCTTCGAGTCGGCGCTGATCCTGGCGATCGTGGTGCTGGGCGGCATGGGCTCCACCCTCGGCGTGGTGCTGGCGGCCTTCGTGCTGACGGTGGCGCCGGAGCTGCTGCGCAGTTTCGCCGAATACCGGGTGCTGCTGTTCGGCGTGCTGATGGTGGCGATGATGATCTGGCGGCCGCGCGGGCTGGTGCGCATCAGCCGCGCCAGCTTCGCCGAACGCAAGGGGGTGGCGCCATGA
- a CDS encoding ABC transporter permease subunit, protein MDVFFLQQLINGLTLGAVYGLIAIGYTMVYGIIGMINFAHGEVYMISAYLCAIGLALLSFFGLHSFPLLILGTLVFTIVITGVYGWVIERIAYKPLRNSTRLAPLISAIGMSLILQNYAQISQGPRQQGIPTLLSGVFRLEFDGGVVQITYTKVFILVASLLGMAILTYLIQRTRLGRICRATQQDRKMASILGINTDRVISLVFVIGAAMAGLAGVLITMNYGTFDFYVGFIIGIKAFTAAVLGGIGSLPGAMLGGLLLGVAEAQFAGMVNSDYKDVFSFGLLVAILIFRPQGLLGRPLIAKV, encoded by the coding sequence ATGGATGTATTCTTTTTGCAACAGCTGATCAACGGCCTGACCCTCGGTGCGGTATATGGCCTGATCGCCATCGGCTACACCATGGTTTACGGCATCATCGGCATGATCAACTTCGCCCACGGCGAGGTGTACATGATCTCCGCCTACCTGTGCGCCATCGGTTTGGCGCTGCTGTCGTTCTTCGGGCTGCACTCGTTCCCGCTGCTGATCCTCGGCACGCTGGTGTTCACCATCGTTATCACCGGGGTGTACGGCTGGGTGATCGAGCGCATCGCCTACAAGCCGCTGCGCAACTCCACCCGCCTGGCGCCGCTGATCTCCGCCATCGGCATGTCGTTAATCCTGCAAAACTACGCGCAGATCAGCCAAGGGCCACGCCAGCAGGGCATCCCGACGCTGCTGAGCGGCGTGTTCCGCCTGGAGTTCGACGGCGGCGTGGTGCAGATCACCTACACCAAGGTGTTTATCCTGGTGGCATCGCTGCTCGGCATGGCGATCCTCACCTACCTCATTCAGCGTACCCGGCTGGGGCGCATCTGCCGCGCCACTCAGCAGGATCGCAAAATGGCCTCGATTCTCGGCATCAATACCGATCGGGTGATCTCGCTGGTGTTCGTGATCGGCGCTGCCATGGCCGGGCTGGCCGGGGTGCTGATCACCATGAACTACGGCACCTTCGATTTTTACGTCGGCTTTATCATCGGCATCAAGGCCTTCACCGCCGCGGTGCTGGGCGGTATCGGCTCGCTGCCGGGCGCCATGCTGGGCGGGCTGCTGCTCGGGGTGGCGGAGGCGCAGTTCGCCGGCATGGTGAACTCGGATTACAAGGACGTGTTCTCCTTCGGGTTGCTGGTGGCGATCCTGATCTTCCGTCCGCAGGGCCTGCTTGGCCGGCCGCTGATCGCCAAGGTTTAA
- a CDS encoding branched-chain amino acid ABC transporter substrate-binding protein, translating into MSSKLIKSPLAALLIGCLGTAFSAQADIVIGVAGPFSGPNATYGDQYWRGASQAAADINAAGGIKGEKIKLVQGDDACEPKQAVAVANRLVDQDKVSAVVGHFCSSSTMPASEVYDEAGIIAITPGSTNPQITERGMKTMFRMCGRDDQQGVIATNYMLDTLKAKRIAVIHDKDTYGQGLADAAKAAMNKRGVKEVLYEGLSRGEKDFNALVTKIASVKPDVVYFGGCHPEAGPLVRQMREQGVTAKFFSGDCVVTEELVTAAGGPQYTNGVLMTFGNDPRQIPEGKAVIAKFRASGFEPEGYTLYSYASIQAIAAAFNATGGKDSAKAAEWLKSHDVDTVMGKKAWDQKGDLKVSDYVVYQWDDKGKYHQL; encoded by the coding sequence ATGTCATCGAAATTGATAAAAAGTCCGCTCGCTGCTTTGCTCATCGGTTGTTTAGGTACGGCGTTTTCCGCGCAGGCCGACATCGTCATCGGCGTCGCCGGGCCGTTCTCCGGGCCGAACGCCACCTATGGCGATCAGTATTGGCGCGGCGCTTCGCAGGCGGCGGCGGACATCAACGCCGCCGGCGGCATCAAAGGGGAAAAAATCAAGCTGGTGCAGGGGGATGACGCCTGCGAACCGAAACAGGCGGTCGCGGTGGCCAACCGGTTGGTGGATCAGGACAAGGTCTCGGCGGTGGTCGGCCACTTCTGCTCCTCTTCCACCATGCCCGCCTCCGAGGTGTATGACGAGGCCGGCATCATCGCCATCACCCCCGGCTCCACCAACCCGCAGATCACCGAGCGCGGCATGAAGACCATGTTCCGCATGTGCGGGCGCGACGATCAGCAGGGGGTGATCGCCACCAACTACATGCTGGATACCCTGAAGGCCAAGCGCATCGCGGTGATCCACGATAAAGACACCTACGGCCAGGGGTTGGCGGACGCGGCGAAGGCGGCGATGAACAAGCGCGGAGTCAAAGAGGTGCTGTATGAGGGGTTGTCGCGCGGTGAGAAAGACTTCAACGCGCTGGTGACCAAAATCGCCTCGGTCAAGCCGGACGTGGTCTATTTCGGCGGCTGCCATCCGGAAGCCGGGCCGCTGGTGCGCCAGATGCGCGAGCAGGGCGTGACCGCCAAGTTCTTCTCCGGCGACTGCGTGGTGACCGAAGAGCTGGTGACCGCCGCCGGCGGGCCGCAGTACACCAACGGCGTGCTGATGACCTTCGGCAACGATCCGCGTCAGATCCCGGAGGGCAAGGCGGTGATCGCCAAGTTCCGCGCCAGCGGCTTTGAGCCGGAAGGGTACACCCTCTATTCCTACGCCTCGATCCAGGCGATCGCCGCCGCCTTCAACGCCACCGGCGGCAAAGACAGCGCCAAGGCCGCCGAATGGCTGAAGTCGCACGATGTGGATACCGTGATGGGCAAAAAAGCCTGGGACCAGAAGGGCGACCTGAAGGTCTCGGACTATGTGGTCTACCAATGGGATGACAAGGGCAAATATCACCAGCTGTAA